Proteins from a single region of Apium graveolens cultivar Ventura chromosome 7, ASM990537v1, whole genome shotgun sequence:
- the LOC141672317 gene encoding uncharacterized protein LOC141672317: MRAPKRPIQIVTSWVRRQPPKVKAFLGVVAGMAALVLLRAIVHDHDTLFVAAEAVHSLGISVLIYKLMKEKTCAGLSLKSQELTALFLAVRLYCSFVMEYDIHTLLDLATLGTTLWVIYMIRFKLRSSYMEDKDNFAIYYVVIPCAVLAAIVHPSTSHNFINRFFWGFCVYLESVSVLPQLRVMQNTKIVEPFTAHYVFALGVARFLSCAHWVLQVLDTRGHLLVALGYGLWPSMVLISEIVQTFILADFCYYYVKSVFGGQLVLRLPSGVV; the protein is encoded by the exons ATGAGGGCACCAAAGAGGCCGATCCAAATAGTTACAAGCTGGGTGAGGCGACAGCCGCCAAAGGTTAAAGCTTTTCTTGGTGTAGTCGCCGGCATGGCTGCTCTTGTTTTACTCCGTGCTATTGTTCATGATCATGATACCCTTTttgttgctgctgaagctgttCATTCTCTTGGAATCTCTGTCCTTATCTACAAACTCATGAAGGAAAAAACTTGTGctg GACTCTCACTCAAATCCCAGGAATTGACAGCTTTGTTTTTGGCTGTCAGACTGTACTGTAGTTTTGTCATGGAATATGACATCCATACCTTACTTGACTTAGCTACACTCGGTACAACCTTATGGGTCATATACATGATTCGTTTTAAACTGCGGTCAAGCTATATGGAGGACAAAGACAATTTCGCAATATATTATGTG GTGATTCCTTGTGCTGTATTAGCGGCAATAGTCCATCCATCTACGTCACACAACTTCATTAATAGATTCTTCTGGGGATTTTGTGTGTATTTGGAGTCTGTTTCTGTGCTCCCTCAACTACGTGTTATGCAAAATACCAAG ATTGTTGAACCATTTACGGCTCATTATGTATTTGCTTTGGGTGTTGCAAGGTTCTTGAGCTGTGCCCACTGGGTTCTCCAG GTGTTGGACACTCGTGGCCATCTACTTGTTGCTCTGGGATACGGACTGTGGCCTTCCATGGTTCTTATTTCAGAAATTGTTCAAACCTTCATACTAGCAGACTTTTGTTACTACTATGTTAAAAG TGTTTTCGGAGGACAGCTTGTCTTGCGCCTTCCATCTGGTGTAGTTTAG